DNA from Streptomyces sp. NBC_01260:
GCAGCGGCCAGGACACGGCTCCGCCGGAGGACGGGTTCCCCAGGAGCACCATCAATCCCCAGGTCGGGAGCATGGCCCAGCGCCCCATCAGGGTGTTGAACATGGTGAAGACCATGCCCGAGGTGAACATCGTGAACGCCAGGATCAGCCAGGACTCGAAGAAGGGCAGATCGACGGCGCCCAGCCACCAGTCCACCACCGCGGCGATGGAGAACGCGCCGAGCATCGAGTAGGCGATCGTGAACGCGATCCGTTCCAGCGGGGTCAGCGCGCGGGCGTGCACGCTCAGCTGGATGGAGCCTACGAAGCCGACGATGACGGCGGCGAGCGAGATGTAGAAGAGCGCGAGTCCGCGCGGGTCGCCCTTCTGGAGCGGTTTGACGTCCGTGACGGAGACGGGGACGCCGAGCCTGTCCCCCACCTTCACCGCGGACTCGGTGAGCAACTGGGCGACGGCGGCTCCTGAGGCGCCGGCCACATCGAGTGACACCCCCGCCCCGTGGAGCCGCACGATCGCGAAGACCTGCTGTTCCTCCAGTGCCTCGCGCGCCTCGGCGCCGGTGTCGTACCGGTGGACGTGCAGAGAGGTGTCGAGCGCCTCGTCCATCGCGGTGACGAACGCCCTGCCGCGGGCCGTCTCCTGGAGGCTGACCACGGCGGTCGGGATCTGGTGCGGGGTCGGGTTGGCCATCGCGTACGTGTACGAGCCGGCGAAGAGCCCGGCGGCGGCCGCGACGATGAGGAGCAGGACGGTCGCCGGGAAGTAGGGGGAATCCTTGTACGACGCCCACTTCTGGCGTCGGCTCAGCGGCCGGCCGTGCGCTCCGTGCGGCGGGG
Protein-coding regions in this window:
- a CDS encoding ABC transporter permease; this encodes MSDPGSGPAPPGSEHTPPHGAHGRPLSRRQKWASYKDSPYFPATVLLLIVAAAAGLFAGSYTYAMANPTPHQIPTAVVSLQETARGRAFVTAMDEALDTSLHVHRYDTGAEAREALEEQQVFAIVRLHGAGVSLDVAGASGAAVAQLLTESAVKVGDRLGVPVSVTDVKPLQKGDPRGLALFYISLAAVIVGFVGSIQLSVHARALTPLERIAFTIAYSMLGAFSIAAVVDWWLGAVDLPFFESWLILAFTMFTSGMVFTMFNTLMGRWAMLPTWGLMVLLGNPSSGGAVSWPLLPSLLGHIGRWLPPGASVNAQHTAVYYQGHQRIFPFLVLAAWSLVSCTVFWVWRHRHPGGRDHMPQHAAAAT